A genomic segment from Daphnia carinata strain CSIRO-1 chromosome 1, CSIRO_AGI_Dcar_HiC_V3, whole genome shotgun sequence encodes:
- the LOC130692548 gene encoding uncharacterized protein LOC130692548 isoform X1: MADTRLPDVVPVKGLATGKEEVLDNVTNEQSCESDSLADRSTMPDWHITVLNQDTSSDNPIVQIWSSNDSNQSDTSLVKLAPEEICSRLGQIEQLTSRSASQLSDSGIDSQLASPTVIDNKLHEQSFVLDLSANHLTVPSRMKLGSLRSSLEKHQPNLKEDKPSIVENSVHGTGEQKSDQSQVNSTSTSSKFLPQKRHHRNFLPVDYSLDGWPRSEHFQKIRSLPSECEQQMEVEETNNSAASWSDSTGTLITTVGRKQKTSSPKICVQKDVYQQPNIDRGFDEHSSMISEHSCSYDSQESSHFLADHELGYSHSRNPSFGSVRSESCIENVDSRSDGSANKPSSHLHSGMLSRSSSRSTFLSVPSKVPNSLWLSSTSDHLHQPDNNKVMERQLSANSHLGSTSSLMASHFSLSNPYLRLCLNEGGINDALLLSLAGDEMNHPAVLDMFGDPYCDAASAVQLSLTQRLAFPQLVENDLEADKQNHRYQQRNELPREESSLNFFAKIITFLVLVFVIVLVVGVLVKISHTPR; the protein is encoded by the exons ATGGCAGACACTCGCTTACCGGATGTGGTTCCGGTCAAAGGACTGGCTACAGGAAAGGAAGAAGTGCTAGACAACGTTACGAACGAGCAAAGCTGTGAAAGTGATTCGTTAGCTGATCGATCTACAATGCCCGATTGGCACATCACCGTTCTTAATCAGGATACTTCATCAGACAATCCTATAGTGCAAATATGGTCTAGTAACGATTCAAATCAGTCGGATACTTCTCTAGTAAAACTGGCGCCGGAAGAAATTTGCTCCCGGCTGGGGCAGATTGAACAACTCACAAGTCGAAGCGCTAGCCAACTCTCGGATTCCGGCATCGATTCTCAGCTGGCGAGTCCCACCGTGATAGACAACAAGTTGCACGAACAATCCTTCGTATTGGACCTGTCGGCGAATCACTTAACTGTGCCAAGCCGGATGAAACTAGGAAGTCTGCGCAGCAGTCTGGAGAAGCATCAGCCAAACTTGAAAGAAGATAAACCCTCCATCGTTGAAAATAGCGTGCACGGCACTGGAGAGCAAAAAAGCGATCAGTCACAAGTTAATTCTACATCAACGTCATCCAAATTCCTACCTCAGAAAAG GCACCACCGAAATTTTTTGCCTGTGGATTACAGCTTGGATGGTTGGCCACGATCAGAACATTTCCAAAAGATTCGATCGTTGCCTAGTGAGTGTGAACAACAGATGGAGGTGGAAGAGACTAACAATTCGGCGGCCAGCTGGTCCGATTCAACTGGAACTCTGATTACAACGGTCGGtcgtaaacaaaaaacatctTCACCCAAGATCTGCGTTCAAAAGGATGTCTATCAGCAGCCCAACATTGATCGGGGTTTCGACGAACACTCGTCCATGATCAGCGAACACAGCTGCAGTTACGATTCGCAAGAATCATCACATTTTCTAGCCGATCACGAACTTGGATATTCACATTCACGCAATCCCAGTTTCGGCTCGGTTCGTAGTGAGTCCTGCATAGAGAACGTCGATTCACGATCGGACGGCTCAGCCAACAAACCTTCTTCACATCTTCATTCGGGAATGTTGTCCAGAAGCTCATCTCGATCGACTTTTCTTTCCGTTCCATCTAAAGTTCCTAATAGCCTCTGGCTGTCTTCAACTTCCGATCATCTGCACCAACCCGATAATAACAAGGTCATGGAACGCCAACTGTCAGCTAATTCACATTTGGGATCCACGTCGTCGCTGATGGCATCACACTTCAGCCTATCAAA TCCATACCTGAGGCTGTGCCTGAACGAAGGCGGAATCAACGACGCGCTGCTGTTGAGCCTTGCTGGAGACGAAATGAACCACCCTGCCGTACTGGACATGTTCGGTGATCCTTATTGCGACGCAGCATCCGCCGTTCAGTTATCGCTTACCCAACGGCTCGCTTTTCCTCAGCTGGTAGAGAATGATCTGGAAGCCGATAAGCAAAATCATCGGTATCAACAACGAAACGAGCTCCCGAGAGAGGAGAGTAGCCTCAATTTCTTCGCCAAAATCATCACCTTCCTG GTTCTTGTGTTCGTTATCGTCCTCGTAGTAGGTGTTCTCGTCAAAATATCGCACACACCTCGATAG
- the LOC130692548 gene encoding uncharacterized protein LOC130692548 isoform X2: MADTRLPDVVPVKGLATGKEEVLDNVTNEQSCESDSLADRSTMPDWHITVLNQDTSSDNPIVQIWSSNDSNQSDTSLVKLAPEEICSRLGQIEQLTSRSASQLSDSGIDSQLASPTVIDNKLHEQSFVLDLSANHLTVPSRMKLGSLRSSLEKHQPNLKEDKPSIVENSVHGTGEQKSDQSQVNSTSTSSKFLPQKRHHRNFLPVDYSLDGWPRSEHFQKIRSLPSECEQQMEVEETNNSAASWSDSTGTLITTVGRKQKTSSPKICVQKDVYQQPNIDRGFDEHSSMISEHSCSYDSQESSHFLADHELGYSHSRNPSFGSVRSESCIENVDSRSDGSANKPSSHLHSGMLSRSSSRSTFLSVPSKVPNSLWLSSTSDHLHQPDNNKVMERQLSANSHLGSTSSLMASHFSLSKEVFSWVQDGNPALVFIK; encoded by the exons ATGGCAGACACTCGCTTACCGGATGTGGTTCCGGTCAAAGGACTGGCTACAGGAAAGGAAGAAGTGCTAGACAACGTTACGAACGAGCAAAGCTGTGAAAGTGATTCGTTAGCTGATCGATCTACAATGCCCGATTGGCACATCACCGTTCTTAATCAGGATACTTCATCAGACAATCCTATAGTGCAAATATGGTCTAGTAACGATTCAAATCAGTCGGATACTTCTCTAGTAAAACTGGCGCCGGAAGAAATTTGCTCCCGGCTGGGGCAGATTGAACAACTCACAAGTCGAAGCGCTAGCCAACTCTCGGATTCCGGCATCGATTCTCAGCTGGCGAGTCCCACCGTGATAGACAACAAGTTGCACGAACAATCCTTCGTATTGGACCTGTCGGCGAATCACTTAACTGTGCCAAGCCGGATGAAACTAGGAAGTCTGCGCAGCAGTCTGGAGAAGCATCAGCCAAACTTGAAAGAAGATAAACCCTCCATCGTTGAAAATAGCGTGCACGGCACTGGAGAGCAAAAAAGCGATCAGTCACAAGTTAATTCTACATCAACGTCATCCAAATTCCTACCTCAGAAAAG GCACCACCGAAATTTTTTGCCTGTGGATTACAGCTTGGATGGTTGGCCACGATCAGAACATTTCCAAAAGATTCGATCGTTGCCTAGTGAGTGTGAACAACAGATGGAGGTGGAAGAGACTAACAATTCGGCGGCCAGCTGGTCCGATTCAACTGGAACTCTGATTACAACGGTCGGtcgtaaacaaaaaacatctTCACCCAAGATCTGCGTTCAAAAGGATGTCTATCAGCAGCCCAACATTGATCGGGGTTTCGACGAACACTCGTCCATGATCAGCGAACACAGCTGCAGTTACGATTCGCAAGAATCATCACATTTTCTAGCCGATCACGAACTTGGATATTCACATTCACGCAATCCCAGTTTCGGCTCGGTTCGTAGTGAGTCCTGCATAGAGAACGTCGATTCACGATCGGACGGCTCAGCCAACAAACCTTCTTCACATCTTCATTCGGGAATGTTGTCCAGAAGCTCATCTCGATCGACTTTTCTTTCCGTTCCATCTAAAGTTCCTAATAGCCTCTGGCTGTCTTCAACTTCCGATCATCTGCACCAACCCGATAATAACAAGGTCATGGAACGCCAACTGTCAGCTAATTCACATTTGGGATCCACGTCGTCGCTGATGGCATCACACTTCAGCCTATCAAA GGAAGTATTTTCCTGGGTGCAAGACGGAAATCCGGCTCTTGTTTTTATCAAATAG
- the LOC130692855 gene encoding 26S proteasome non-ATPase regulatory subunit 14 yields MDRLLRLGGPMSGLGQSAPPTDAPVVDTAEQVYISSLALLKMLKHGRAGVPMEVMGLMLGEFVDDYTVRVIDVFAMPQSGTGVSVEAVDPVFQAKMLDMLRQTGRPEMVVGWYHSHPGFGCWLSGVDINTQQSFEALSERAVAVVVDPIQSVKGKVVIDAFRLINPNMMVLGQEPRQTTSNLGHLQKPSIQALIHGLNRHYYSISINYRKNELEQKMLWNLHKKSWTEGLSLAEYEQHCKMNEQSVRSMLELAKTYNKALEEEEKMTPEQLAVKNVGRQDPKRHLEEEVDVLMTSNIVQCLGAMLSTVAFR; encoded by the exons ATGGATCGTCTTTTACGGCTCGGTGGCCCAATGTCTGGCCTAGGACAATCTGCTCCGCCAACTGATGCACCGGTGGTTGATACAGCCGAGCAG GTTTATATTTCTTCCCTGGCTTTGCTGAAAATGCTTAAACATGGCCGAGCTGGTGTCCCTATGGAAGTTATGGGCCTTATGCTTGGAGAATTTGTTGACGATTATACAGTCAGGGTGATTGATGTTTTCGCCATGCCCCAATCAGGAACG GGTGTTAGTGTGGAAGCTGTAGATCCAGTCTTTCAGGCTAAAATGTTGGATATGCTCAGGCAAACTGGTCGACCTGAAATGGTAGTTGGATGGTACCATTCCCATCCTGGATTTGGTTGTTGGTTATCTGGAGTAGATATCAACACACAACAGAGCTTTGAGGCCTTGTCTGAGCGAGCagtggctgttgttgttgatccAATTCAGAGTGTAAAAG GCAAGGTTGTGATTGATGCATTCAGGCTGATCAATCCCAACATGATGGTACTAGGTCAAGAACCTcgtcaaacaacatcaaatctTGGACATTTACAGAAACCATCAATTCAA GCCTTGATTCACGGACTAAACCGTCACTACTATTCGATCAGCATTAACTACAGAAAGAATGaacttgaacaaaaaatgttgtggaatttgcacaaaaaatCCTGGACTGAGGGATTGTCGCTAGCCGAGTACGAACAGCACTGCAAAATGAACGAACAGAGTGTCCGCAGCATGCTCGAGCTAGCGAAAACCTATAATAAA GcgttggaagaagaagaaaagatgacACCTGAGCAACTTGCAGTCAAGAACGTTGGCCGTCAAGACCCGAAGCGCCATCTAGAAGAGGAAGTTGATGTGTTAATGACATCTAATATTGTCCAGTGTTTGGGAGCTATGTTGTCTACGGTGGCCTTCCGATAA
- the LOC130693134 gene encoding ATPase inhibitor mai-2, mitochondrial-like, which translates to MALTKSVFALRFSRNIPIMSRLAYSQDGGAGAIREAGGTFGKKEAADEERYFRKMQAEQLKKLKDHLDEEILFHQNRVKEHQDAITTHQQRIAELEQKKKA; encoded by the exons ATGGCGTTGACTAAATCTGTTTTTGCTCTGAGATTTTCTCGTAATATCCCAATTATGAG TCGTTTAGCTTACAGCCAAGATGGTGGAGCTGGTGCTATTAGAGAGGCAGGAGGGACATTCGGTAAAAAAGAAGCAGCTGATGAGGAGCGTTACTTCCGTAAAATG CAAGCAGAACAACTGAAAAAACTTAAAGATCATCTTGATGAAGAGATCTTGTTTCATCAGAACCGTGTAAAGGAACACCAGGATGCCATTACTACCCACCAACAGAGGATTGCAgagttggaacaaaaaaagaaagcgtaA
- the LOC130692628 gene encoding alkylglycerol monooxygenase-like, producing MTVDIVSMDTITSGIEGLGHLFYVVNPFKTSFRTTDEVPHYVSRASSWFIVLIIIERILLRKKGKAPPINDCITSMACGLFMEINHIAFRGAETAAYVYIYENYRLYELPWDSLWTWLACAVGMDLGYYWAHRATHEVNLFWSQHQVHHSSEEYNLTTALRQGVWQGFTTMFYYLPMAFFIPPSQFFVHSQFNLLFQFWIHTEVIDNLGPLEWVLNTPSHHRVHHGSTRYCVDKNYAGVLIIWDRMFGTFEAERRDEPLVYGLIEQVDSFNPFYLEFFYLRKVFEKMQSMSTVTDKFKAIFYGPGWVPGSPKLGHYDQLPETIIREKFSHPLTPHDQIYAAIHFLLLSEGYRAMATHYEEFDGWLLYGCCAYVIVSLISIGLLFNRNSWFPWIEMIRCLVFLAYQLHFELFLTETIGMNLIMNGIRLFYLYSALQCKIECVRQFRDNMQKDKIK from the exons ATGACGGTAGATATAGTGTCTATGGACACTATTACGTCTGGAATCGAAGGCTTAGGCCACCTTTTCTATGTAGTTAATCCTTTTAAG ACAAGTTTTCGTACGACGGATGAGGTTCCTCATTATGTCAGTCGG GCTTCTTCGTGGTTTATTGTGTTAATCATTATCGAACGAATTCTTCTGCGCAAAAAAGGCAAGGCACCTCCTATCAATGACTGCATCACTTCTATGGCATGCGGATTGTTTATGGAGATAAATCA CATCGCTTTTCGTGGTGCAGAAACAGCTGCGTATGTTTACATCTATGAGAATTACCGCCTTTATGAGCTTCCTTGGGATTCTTTATGGACCTGGCTTGCTTGTGCAGTAGGAATGGATTTGGGTTATTACTGGGCTCATCGTGCAACTCACG AGGTGAACTTATTCTGGTCACAGCATCAG GTCCACCACAGCTCGGAGGAATACAATCTGACGACCGCGCTTAGACAAGGTGTTTGGCAGGGATTTACTACCATG TTTTACTACCTGCCAATGGCATTCTTCATCCCCCCGAGTCAATTTTTCGTTCACTCCCAATTCAATCttctatttcaattttggATTCACACAGAGGTTATTGATAACCTTGGTCCGCTCGAATGGGTTTTAAATACTCCATCCCACCATCGGGTGCATCACG GATCCACTCGTTATTGCGTGGATAAAAATTACGCTGGTGTGCTCATAATCTGGGATCGCATGTTTGGGACATTTGAGGCCGAGCGAAGAGATGAACCTTTAGTTTATGGACTGATTGAGCAAGTGGACTCTTTCAATCCATTTTATCTAGAG TTCTTTTACCTTCGTAAAGTCTTTGAAAAGATGCAATCTATGTCAACAGTAACCGACAAGTTTAAAGCCATCTTTTACGGTCCCGGATGGGTTCCCGGGTCTCCTAAGCTCGGCCATTACGACCAGCTTCCTGAA ACGATTATAAGGGAGAAATTTTCTCACCCGCTTACCCCGCACGACCAAATCTACGCGGCAattcattttctgttgttgagtGAGGGTTATCGTGCGATGGCAACTCATTATGAA GAATTTGACGGATGGCTATTGTACGGATGCTGCGCCTATGTTATTGTCTCGTTAATCAGCATTGGACTGCTCTTCAATCGAAATTCTTGGTTTCCGTGGATTGAAATGATTCGCTGTTTGGTTTTCCTTGCCTACCAGCTGCATTTTGAGCTATTCCTAACGGAAACCATTGGGATGAATTTAATCATGAACGGCATTAGGCTTTTTTACCTATATTCTGCACTGCAATGCAAAATTGAGTGCGTTCGCCAATTTAGAGACAACAtgcaaaaagacaaaattaaataa
- the LOC130692642 gene encoding la protein homolog isoform X2 has product MATVKQESSEVVIKTEPKEENTKLDSQEINVKTEPNEERAEDISDKPINVKTEGDATNGDMITSTAETTELDNKIIRQVEYYFGDFNLPRDKFLKEQIGVNDGWIPIATMLKFARLSQLTMSPKVIFSALKKSDSGLMEVDESASKIRRSKNKPIPEETADYLAQVKARTIYCKGFPKEGMSIDKLLDFFKSFPTVLNIKMRYFKTKDESTKFKGSVTATFATKEEASKFMSLESVKYNDYTLQRQWSVEWEKEKEQEYEDRRKRKEKKITQENGSATKPDEKVTEEKEKIVLSRGTVLKLVNLPSGIDRDAIKQGFSTYPADIAHVEITPDNTAFVRLRGENDGKMVLDKLENKKISINDASVEVSVLEGEEEETYLKKAEDNVNNRANMGRGGFRGRGGRGRGRGRGGRGGRGGGYKGKDRKREGSLSGAHGEGSSKRSRDD; this is encoded by the exons ATGGCTACAGTAAAACAGGAAAGTTCGGAAGTAGTTATCAAAACCGAACCAAAGGAGGAGAATACCAAACTTGATTCTCAAGAAATTAATGTGAAGACCGAACCAAACGAAGAGAGGGCAGAGGACATCTCAGATAAACCAATTAATGTAAAAACTGAAGGTGATGCGACAAATGGGGATATGATTACCAGCACAGCTGAAACTACTGAGCTAGATAATAAAATTATTCGCCAAGTTGAA TACTATTTTGGAGACTTCAATCTTCCAAGGGATAAGTTCCtgaaagaacaaattggagtTAATGATGGCTGGATCCCGATTGCGACCATGCTTAAATTTGCCCGTCTGTCCCAGCTGACAATGAGCCCTAAAGTTATCTTTAGTGCTTTGAAGAAATCTGATTCTGGTTTAATGGAAGTTGATGAATCTGCATCTAAGATCCGCAGGTCAAAGAACAAACCTATTCCCGAAGAAACAGCAGACTATCTGGCTCAAGTTAAGGCCCGCACAATCTATTGTAAAGGTTTCCCTAAGGAAGGAATGTCAATTGATAAGCTTCTGGACTTTTTCAAAAGCTTCCCAACAGTTTTGAATATCAAA ATGCGTTACTTCAAGACAAAGGATGAATCTACAAAGTTCAAAGGATCTGTCACTGCTACTTTTGctacaaaagaagaagcttcAAAGTTTATGTCACTTGAGTCTGTTAAGTATAATGATTACACTCTTCAACGGCAATGGAG TGTtgaatgggaaaaagaaaaggagcagGAATACGAGGACCGACGAAAacggaaggagaaaaaa ATCACACAGGAAAATGGGAGTGCCACTAAACCTGATGAAAAGGTCacagaggaaaaagagaaaattgttttgtctCGTGGCACAGTTTTAAAACTAGTTAACCTCCCATCCGGTATCGACCGCGATGCAATTAAGCAAGGCTTTAGTACTTATCCAGCTGACATTGCTCACGTAGAAATCACTCCTGACAACACTGCCTTTGTACGACTTCGTGGGGAAAACGACGGAAAGATG GTTTTGGACAAActagaaaacaagaagattTCTATCAACGACGCATCTGTAGAAGTGAGCGTTTTGGaaggtgaagaagaagagacctATTTGAAAAAAGCAGAAGACAATGTAAATAATCGAGCGAACATGGGTCGAGGTGGTTTCCGCGGACGAGGTGGACGGGGACGTGGCCGTGGTCGTGGTGGAAGAGGTGGTCGTGGAGGAGGCTATAAGGGTAAGGACCGAAAACGAGAAGGTTCACTAAGCGGAGCTCATGGAGAGGGATCATCAAAAAGGAGTCGCGACGACTGA
- the LOC130692642 gene encoding la protein homolog isoform X1, which translates to MATVKQESSEVVIKTEPKEENTKLDSQEINVKTEPNEERAEDISDKPINVKTEGDATNGDMITSTAETTELDNKIIRQVEYYFGDFNLPRDKFLKEQIGVNDGWIPIATMLKFARLSQLTMSPKVIFSALKKSDSGLMEVDESASKIRRSKNKPIPEETADYLAQVKARTIYCKGFPKEGMSIDKLLDFFKSFPTVLNIKMRYFKTKDESTKFKGSVTATFATKEEASKFMSLESVKYNDYTLQRQWSVEWEKEKEQEYEDRRKRKEKKENGSATKPDEKVTEEKEKIVLSRGTVLKLVNLPSGIDRDAIKQGFSTYPADIAHVEITPDNTAFVRLRGENDGKMVLDKLENKKISINDASVEVSVLEGEEEETYLKKAEDNVNNRANMGRGGFRGRGGRGRGRGRGGRGGRGGGYKGKDRKREGSLSGAHGEGSSKRSRDD; encoded by the exons ATGGCTACAGTAAAACAGGAAAGTTCGGAAGTAGTTATCAAAACCGAACCAAAGGAGGAGAATACCAAACTTGATTCTCAAGAAATTAATGTGAAGACCGAACCAAACGAAGAGAGGGCAGAGGACATCTCAGATAAACCAATTAATGTAAAAACTGAAGGTGATGCGACAAATGGGGATATGATTACCAGCACAGCTGAAACTACTGAGCTAGATAATAAAATTATTCGCCAAGTTGAA TACTATTTTGGAGACTTCAATCTTCCAAGGGATAAGTTCCtgaaagaacaaattggagtTAATGATGGCTGGATCCCGATTGCGACCATGCTTAAATTTGCCCGTCTGTCCCAGCTGACAATGAGCCCTAAAGTTATCTTTAGTGCTTTGAAGAAATCTGATTCTGGTTTAATGGAAGTTGATGAATCTGCATCTAAGATCCGCAGGTCAAAGAACAAACCTATTCCCGAAGAAACAGCAGACTATCTGGCTCAAGTTAAGGCCCGCACAATCTATTGTAAAGGTTTCCCTAAGGAAGGAATGTCAATTGATAAGCTTCTGGACTTTTTCAAAAGCTTCCCAACAGTTTTGAATATCAAA ATGCGTTACTTCAAGACAAAGGATGAATCTACAAAGTTCAAAGGATCTGTCACTGCTACTTTTGctacaaaagaagaagcttcAAAGTTTATGTCACTTGAGTCTGTTAAGTATAATGATTACACTCTTCAACGGCAATGGAG TGTtgaatgggaaaaagaaaaggagcagGAATACGAGGACCGACGAAAacggaaggagaaaaaa GAAAATGGGAGTGCCACTAAACCTGATGAAAAGGTCacagaggaaaaagagaaaattgttttgtctCGTGGCACAGTTTTAAAACTAGTTAACCTCCCATCCGGTATCGACCGCGATGCAATTAAGCAAGGCTTTAGTACTTATCCAGCTGACATTGCTCACGTAGAAATCACTCCTGACAACACTGCCTTTGTACGACTTCGTGGGGAAAACGACGGAAAGATG GTTTTGGACAAActagaaaacaagaagattTCTATCAACGACGCATCTGTAGAAGTGAGCGTTTTGGaaggtgaagaagaagagacctATTTGAAAAAAGCAGAAGACAATGTAAATAATCGAGCGAACATGGGTCGAGGTGGTTTCCGCGGACGAGGTGGACGGGGACGTGGCCGTGGTCGTGGTGGAAGAGGTGGTCGTGGAGGAGGCTATAAGGGTAAGGACCGAAAACGAGAAGGTTCACTAAGCGGAGCTCATGGAGAGGGATCATCAAAAAGGAGTCGCGACGACTGA